The following coding sequences lie in one Lytechinus pictus isolate F3 Inbred unplaced genomic scaffold, Lp3.0 scaffold_20, whole genome shotgun sequence genomic window:
- the LOC129283233 gene encoding synaptotagmin-2-like, producing the protein MAHMQNDPSYQSRIDAAIFWIIRVGIPVVAFICIVIIAFLICLCWRKRKTEKKSRDEYALERFPPSRSNSGVEKISLASTSCSNTSEGYGSLQSRSLLLGRNASSVHEITPVENIHHLDIDDVETSPGDIGQVLLSLSYSQSNRLTITLLEVTNLLPRPFSESIDPYVRIRVRSSNKDHFHDFYFQSAVKRKTQNPTYEETFVVNLSPEELTHYIIRLEVVNFHKFSRKDVIGEICIPLYDVTTTNEITQAYDLKEPMKKMCGEMLLSLSYLPTSSRLLLGVLRARNLTCQDDSRNIDSCVRARLIMGGRKCRRRKTRVVTSDVDPVFNDKFFFEVPAEKLERVQILVAVTNERDSGQDSDTDTGYSEAEVGQVILGYRSTPRAHAHWLKMMTNPREKYAQWYDLTV; encoded by the exons ATGGCACACATGCAAAACGATCCGTCCTACCAATCGCGTATTGATGCCGCTATCTTCTGGATAATCCGCGTTGGGATACCAGTCGTAGCTTTTATTTGTATCGTCATCATTGCTTTCCTTATTTGCTTGTGTTGGCGGAAGAGGAAAACCG AAAAGAAATCACGTGATGAATATGCTCTAGAAAGATTCCCGCCATCGAGGTCCAACAGTGGCGTTGAAAAAATATCTCTTGCATCCACTTCGTGTTCCAATACTTCAGAGGGTTATGGATCGCTAC AGAGTCGCTCGTTGCTGCTCGGACGCAACGCCTCCTCCGTCCACGAAATCACCCCGGTCGAGAACATCCACCATCTCGACATCGATGACGTCGAGACATCTCCCGGCGACATCGGTCAGGTCCTCCTCTCGTTATCATACAGCCAGTCGAACAGGTTGACGATTACGTTGCTCGAAGTCACGAACTTGTTGCCGAGGCCGTTTTCAGAAAGCATCGATCCTTATGTTCGAATACGAGTTAGATCAAGCAATAAAG ATCATTTTCACGATTTTTACTTCCAAAGCGCGGTCAAGAGGAAAACGCAGAACCCAACCTATGAAGAAACCTTTGTTGTGAATCTATCCCCCGAAGAACTAACGCACTACATCATCAGGCTCGAGGTGGtcaattttcataaattctCGCGAAAGGACGTGATTGGCGAGATTTGTATTCCTCTTTATGACGTCACGACAACGAATGAGATAACGCAAGCTTACGATCTGAAAGAGCCGATGAAG AAAATGTGCGGTGAGATGCTGCTTTCTCTGAGCTACCTGCCAACATCCAGCCGCCTGCTTCTTGGTGTTTTACGAGCGAGGAATCTTACGTGCCAAGATGACTCGAGAAATATAg ACTCTTGTGTTCGGGCTAGACTCATCATGGGCGGCAGAAAATGCAGAAGAAGAAAGACCCGCGTCGTAACGTCCGATGTTGACCCCGTATTCAACGACAAATTCTTTTTCGAAGTCCCAGCGGAGAAACTCGAACGCGTCCAAATTTTAGTCGCGGTGACGAACGAGCGAGACAGCGGACAGGACTCGGATACGGATACCGGTTACAGCGAAGCCGAAGTCGGTCAAGTGATTCTCGGTTATCGGAGCACACCGCGTGCGCATGCGCACTGGTTAAAAATGATGACAAACCCGAGGGAGAAATACGCTCAGTGGTATGACTTGACAGTCtaa
- the LOC135157784 gene encoding uncharacterized protein LOC135157784: protein MPISSSRRRLTSPFVGPSGSSTSSLLNTSSNTQIVRSVDKEGVTSDNGLETLKKRGRVNTNSIKFPILARIRPSVRIDFNVSHGTPQSKPRRRGRTTPLTTPTPSNTAARRLQHGDQRLSMGKDQFALKKIRFFNAPPKPAPLTLCFSYPGYDLIHRDVLDGIKKRRPIDVKRIKSIQFVDMNVILGAAGVDNRWLITLKDHDARYKLFRDGLSIKGERVFLRRYDDVNFEDYRDYLRRKNTLQSDAHTAVQRLLSL from the exons ATGCCGATATCCAGCTCTCGACGTCGGCTGACAAGCCCGTTTGTAGGCCCATCGGGAAGTAGCACATCGTCGTTGTTGAACACCTCTTCTAACACACAAATTGTACGTTCGGTAGACAAAGAGGGCGTCACATCAGATAACGGACTGGAAACATTGAAGAAACGGGGAAGAGTGAATACAAACAGCATTAAATTCCCAATCTTGGCTCGAATTCGACCGTCAGTTCG GATAGACTTCAACGTCAGTCATGGCACACCTCAGTCCAAACCTCGCCGCAGAGGGCGCACCACCCCGCTGACAACACCGACACCCAGCAACACCGCTGCTCGTCGACTGCAACACGGTGATCAACGGCTGTCGATGGGCAAGGACCAGTTTGCTCTGAAGAAGATTCGATTTTTCAACGCCCCACCAAAGCCTGCACCGCTGACGCTGTGCTTCTCCTACCCGGGATACGATCTGATCCATCGGGATGTGCTGGACGGCATCAAGAAAAGGAGACCTATCGAcgtcaagagaatcaagagcaTTCAGTTCGTCGATATGAATGTCATTCTAGGAGCAGCGGGAGTTGATAATAG ATGGTTAATAACCCTAAAAGATCATGATGCCCGTTACAAACTCTTCCGGGACGGACTGTCTATCAAGGGCGAACGAGTCTTTCTCAGACGGTACGACGACGTCAACTTCGAAGATTACCGGGACTACTTGAGGCGGAAGAATACTTTGCAAAGTGATGCACACACCGCTGTGCAGAGACTCTTATCTCTCtga